The following coding sequences are from one Streptomyces dengpaensis window:
- a CDS encoding CocE/NonD family hydrolase, whose protein sequence is MHIRTSFPYETAHEDVLIPLPDGTRLYARVWRPLTDEPVPALLEYLPYRLTDWTAPRDWQRHPWYAGHGYASVRVDIRGHGNSEGIPADEYAEVELADGVEVVNWLAAQPWCTGKVGMFGISWGGLNSLQIAALAPEPLKAIVTVCSTDDRYDNDMHYRGGSVLAVGMHSWASTMLTFASRPPDPAHVGQAMWRDMWVKRLEAMDPFVHTWLSHQTRDAYWRHGSVCEDYGAIRAAVLAVGGWHDPYRDTVLRLVEHLPGDRVRGLIGPWSHQYPDRGLPPGPAIGFLQETLRWWDHWLRGRDTGVMSEPALRSYVMDAHPPATTYPSLPGRWVGDPAWPSPSVTPISYALQGAPVQVRSPQHTGVEAGRFRPLGNDADLPPDQREEDARSACFEFEVPEETWVLGRPRVTLRLTSSTPRGQVTARLCDVAPDGASTLVTRGALNLSARHGRDQAVPWKPGSTEDVVFDLNAIGYAVPPGHRIRLSVSSAYWPWIWPQPGSEAGFVLDPTGSTLELTVRARESMPSTPSIGFEEPEESEPLGVAVTTTLDEPRPERLVVRDVGAGTWRLEVDSSGGTPIGGTRVYPDGLELTEDARETYTIDASDPLSARARSAWSVRLHRPDLAWDARVSTTSDTTCDAQDFITSCEVICKDGDEVVFHRTWKKRIPRAAG, encoded by the coding sequence ATGCACATCCGTACGTCCTTCCCCTACGAGACGGCTCATGAGGACGTCCTCATCCCCCTTCCGGACGGCACCCGTCTGTACGCGCGCGTGTGGCGCCCGCTGACCGACGAGCCCGTACCGGCCCTCCTCGAATACCTCCCGTACCGCCTCACGGACTGGACCGCACCCCGCGACTGGCAGCGCCACCCCTGGTACGCCGGTCACGGCTACGCCTCCGTCCGCGTCGACATCCGAGGTCACGGCAACAGTGAGGGCATACCGGCGGACGAGTACGCGGAGGTGGAGCTGGCCGACGGGGTCGAGGTCGTCAACTGGCTGGCGGCCCAGCCCTGGTGCACCGGCAAGGTCGGCATGTTCGGCATCTCCTGGGGCGGCCTCAACTCCCTCCAGATCGCGGCCCTCGCGCCCGAGCCGCTCAAGGCGATCGTCACCGTCTGCTCGACGGACGATCGCTACGACAACGACATGCACTACAGGGGAGGTTCCGTCCTCGCCGTCGGCATGCACTCCTGGGCGTCCACGATGCTCACCTTCGCCTCCCGGCCGCCGGACCCGGCGCATGTGGGCCAGGCCATGTGGCGGGACATGTGGGTGAAGCGCCTGGAGGCGATGGACCCCTTCGTCCACACCTGGCTGTCCCACCAGACCCGGGACGCGTACTGGCGCCACGGCAGCGTCTGCGAGGACTACGGCGCGATCCGGGCCGCGGTCCTGGCGGTGGGCGGCTGGCACGATCCGTACCGGGACACCGTGCTGCGGCTCGTGGAGCACCTTCCGGGCGATCGCGTACGGGGACTGATCGGACCCTGGTCGCACCAGTACCCCGACCGGGGCCTGCCGCCGGGACCGGCGATCGGCTTCCTCCAGGAGACGTTGAGATGGTGGGACCACTGGCTTCGCGGCAGGGACACGGGCGTGATGTCGGAGCCCGCCCTCCGCTCGTACGTGATGGACGCGCACCCCCCGGCGACGACGTACCCCTCGCTCCCCGGCCGCTGGGTGGGCGACCCCGCCTGGCCCTCCCCCTCCGTGACCCCGATCTCGTACGCGCTCCAGGGCGCACCGGTCCAGGTCAGGTCCCCCCAGCACACGGGCGTGGAGGCGGGCCGCTTCCGCCCCCTCGGGAATGACGCGGATCTGCCTCCGGACCAGCGGGAGGAGGACGCGCGTTCGGCGTGCTTCGAGTTCGAAGTACCGGAGGAGACCTGGGTGTTGGGCCGCCCGAGAGTCACCCTGCGGCTGACGTCTTCGACCCCTCGGGGCCAGGTGACCGCCCGCCTCTGTGACGTGGCACCGGACGGAGCCTCGACGCTGGTCACCCGAGGTGCACTGAACCTGTCAGCGCGCCATGGCCGCGACCAGGCCGTTCCCTGGAAACCGGGCTCTACGGAGGACGTGGTTTTCGACCTGAACGCCATCGGTTACGCCGTCCCGCCAGGCCATCGCATCCGGCTTTCCGTCTCCTCGGCGTACTGGCCCTGGATCTGGCCCCAGCCGGGCTCGGAGGCCGGCTTCGTCCTGGACCCGACCGGCAGCACGCTCGAACTCACCGTACGGGCAAGGGAGTCGATGCCCTCGACGCCATCCATCGGCTTCGAGGAACCCGAGGAGTCCGAGCCCCTGGGCGTGGCCGTCACGACGACGCTGGACGAGCCTCGGCCGGAACGCCTGGTCGTCCGCGACGTGGGCGCCGGCACCTGGCGCCTGGAGGTGGACTCGAGCGGGGGGACCCCCATCGGCGGCACCCGCGTGTACCCCGACGGCCTCGAACTCACCGAGGACGCCCGGGAGACGTACACGATCGACGCGTCGGACCCCCTCTCGGCCCGCGCCCGCTCGGCATGGTCGGTGCGCCTCCACCGCCCCGACCTGGCCTGGGACGCGCGCGTCTCGACGACGTCCGACACCACCTGCGACGCCCAGGACTTCATCACGTCCTGCGAGGTGATCTGCAAGGACGGCGACGAGGTGGTCTTCCACCGGACCTGGAAGAAGAGAATCCCCCGAGCAGCGGGCTAG
- a CDS encoding transglycosylase SLT domain-containing protein, which translates to MPARGNHRRPKNNRLIRGMIAAGTGGAALALPLMGATGAHAAESTKATTTDVQLVTHTVAAGDTLSTIAQKYPSSGGWKKLYEANRAVIGSNPAALPAGLKLTVGTKTIKTTNSATTEAAKTTTATAASTKTYTDNLDGWIKESLDIMAKEGIPGTYNGIHRNVMRESSGNPKAINNWDSNAAAGTPSKGLLQVIDPTFKAYHVPGTSMDPYDPVANITAACNYAADRYGSIDNVNGPY; encoded by the coding sequence ATGCCCGCACGAGGCAACCATCGCCGCCCCAAGAACAACCGCCTCATCCGCGGCATGATCGCCGCGGGAACCGGCGGAGCCGCACTCGCCCTCCCGCTCATGGGCGCGACCGGCGCGCACGCCGCCGAGTCGACCAAGGCCACGACCACGGACGTCCAACTGGTGACGCACACAGTGGCCGCGGGCGACACCCTGTCCACGATCGCGCAGAAGTACCCCTCGAGCGGCGGCTGGAAGAAGCTGTACGAGGCGAACCGCGCGGTGATCGGCTCGAACCCGGCAGCGCTTCCCGCGGGCCTGAAGCTGACGGTGGGAACAAAGACCATAAAGACGACAAACTCAGCGACAACGGAAGCGGCCAAGACGACCACGGCAACGGCCGCGTCCACCAAGACGTACACCGACAACCTCGACGGCTGGATCAAAGAGTCCCTGGACATCATGGCCAAGGAGGGCATTCCGGGCACCTATAACGGAATCCACCGCAACGTGATGCGCGAGTCCTCGGGCAACCCCAAGGCCATCAACAACTGGGACTCCAACGCCGCCGCCGGCACCCCGTCCAAGGGCCTCCTCCAGGTCATCGACCCGACCTTCAAGGCCTACCACGTACCGGGCACCTCGATGGACCCCTACGACCCGGTCGCCAACATCACGGCAGCCTGCAACTACGCGGCAGACAGGTACGGCTCGATCGACAACGTGAACGGCCCCTACTGA
- a CDS encoding HAD family hydrolase, translated as MAAPTAYSLIATDLDGTLLRGDDTLSDRSRAALARVTEAGAQHLVVTGRPAPRVRPLLDELGGEGLAVCGQGAQLYDAGADRMLWSVTLDRELAETALGKIEAEVGQLYAAVDQDGVDGLTLIEPGYVMPHPTLPALRVHRRDDLWTDPISKVLLRHPSLSDDELASAARGVVGSLATVTMSGPGTVELQPCGVTKATGLALAAAHLGLTPATTLAFGDMPNDIPMFDWAARGIAMANAHPELKAVADEVTLSNEDDGIAVVLERLFGAA; from the coding sequence ATGGCCGCTCCGACTGCATATTCACTTATCGCCACTGACCTGGACGGAACGCTGCTGCGCGGCGACGACACACTCTCCGACCGGTCGCGGGCCGCGTTGGCGAGGGTGACCGAGGCGGGCGCCCAGCACCTCGTCGTGACGGGCCGCCCAGCGCCGCGCGTGCGACCGCTCCTCGACGAACTCGGCGGTGAGGGGCTGGCGGTGTGCGGGCAGGGGGCGCAGTTGTACGACGCCGGGGCGGACCGGATGCTGTGGTCGGTGACCTTGGACAGGGAGCTGGCGGAGACCGCGCTCGGCAAGATCGAGGCGGAGGTCGGGCAGCTGTACGCGGCGGTGGACCAGGACGGTGTGGACGGGCTGACGCTCATCGAGCCGGGGTATGTGATGCCGCATCCAACGCTGCCGGCGCTGCGGGTGCATCGGCGTGACGACCTCTGGACGGATCCGATCAGCAAGGTGCTGCTCCGTCACCCGTCCCTGTCCGATGACGAGTTGGCGTCGGCGGCGCGCGGGGTGGTCGGTTCGCTGGCGACGGTCACCATGTCGGGGCCCGGCACCGTCGAACTCCAGCCATGCGGCGTGACCAAGGCGACGGGCCTCGCCCTTGCCGCCGCCCACCTCGGTCTCACCCCCGCCACCACCCTCGCCTTCGGCGACATGCCCAACGACATCCCGATGTTCGACTGGGCCGCCCGGGGCATCGCCATGGCCAACGCCCACCCCGAGCTGAAGGCGGTGGCCGACGAGGTGACGCTGTCGAACGAGGACGACGGGATCGCGGTGGTGCTGGAGCGGCTGTTCGGGGCCGCCTAG
- the fahA gene encoding fumarylacetoacetase — translation MPPFEVPEGDPFGPHNLPYGVFSLNGPADPAASNASAGSAGSADSADSAGSAGSARAGSPGRRVGVRLGDHVLDAGAAAHALGSPYAELLAQPTLNLLLAAGRTAWSDVRRALTAWVTVPAHRETLEPHFHPLSEVTLHLPFDVADYVDFYASENHARNVGQIFRPDAADSLTPNWKHLPIGYHGRSGTVVVSGTEVVRPSGQRKAPSDNAPVFGPSIRLDLEAEVGFVVGAPSAMGTPVPLSAFRDHVFGLCLLNDWSARDIQAWEYVPLGPFLGKSFATSVSAWITPLDALDDARVSPPTRTHPLLPYLDDASEEPGGYDLRISVAINGHVVSEPPFSTMYWTAAQQLAHMTVNGASLRTGDLYGSGTVSGPSEAERGSLLELTWNGRDTLELPDGKRTFLEDGDEVTLTAWAPGPGGTRVGLGEVRGRITPAPEIH, via the coding sequence ATGCCCCCCTTCGAAGTCCCCGAGGGCGACCCCTTCGGCCCGCACAACCTCCCCTACGGCGTGTTCTCCCTGAACGGCCCGGCCGACCCCGCCGCCTCCAACGCCTCAGCCGGCTCTGCCGGCTCTGCCGACTCCGCTGACTCCGCTGGCTCTGCCGGCTCTGCCCGGGCAGGCTCCCCCGGGCGGCGCGTCGGCGTCCGCCTCGGGGACCACGTACTCGACGCGGGCGCGGCGGCCCACGCGCTCGGCTCCCCGTACGCCGAGTTGCTGGCGCAACCGACCCTGAACCTGCTGCTCGCGGCGGGCCGCACTGCCTGGTCCGACGTACGACGCGCGCTCACCGCCTGGGTGACGGTCCCGGCCCACCGGGAGACCCTCGAGCCTCACTTCCACCCCCTCTCCGAGGTGACCCTGCACCTCCCCTTCGACGTAGCCGACTACGTCGACTTCTACGCCTCCGAGAACCACGCCCGGAACGTCGGCCAGATCTTCCGTCCCGACGCCGCCGACTCCCTCACCCCCAACTGGAAGCATCTGCCGATCGGTTATCACGGCCGCTCCGGCACGGTCGTGGTGTCCGGAACGGAGGTCGTGCGCCCGTCGGGCCAGCGCAAGGCCCCCTCCGACAACGCACCCGTCTTCGGACCCTCGATCCGCCTGGACCTCGAGGCGGAGGTCGGCTTCGTCGTCGGCGCGCCCTCGGCCATGGGCACACCCGTCCCCCTCTCCGCCTTCCGCGACCACGTCTTCGGCCTCTGCCTCCTCAACGACTGGTCGGCGCGCGACATCCAGGCCTGGGAGTACGTCCCGCTCGGCCCCTTCCTCGGCAAGTCCTTCGCGACGTCGGTCTCGGCGTGGATCACCCCGCTCGACGCCCTGGACGACGCCCGCGTCTCACCCCCGACGCGCACCCACCCCCTGCTGCCCTACCTGGACGACGCGTCCGAGGAACCCGGCGGCTACGACCTCCGCATCTCCGTCGCCATCAATGGTCACGTCGTCTCCGAACCTCCCTTCTCCACCATGTACTGGACGGCCGCCCAGCAGCTGGCCCACATGACGGTCAACGGCGCCTCCCTGCGCACCGGCGACCTGTACGGCTCGGGCACGGTCAGCGGCCCCTCGGAAGCCGAGCGCGGCTCCCTCCTCGAACTCACCTGGAACGGCCGCGACACCCTCGAACTCCCGGACGGCAAGCGCACCTTCCTGGAGGACGGCGACGAGGTGACGCTGACCGCCTGGGCTCCGGGTCCCGGCGGAACGCGGGTGGGACTGGGCGAGGTGAGGGGCCGGATCACGCCGGCGCCCGAGATCCACTGA
- the recQ gene encoding DNA helicase RecQ produces the protein MGGTGVMTGADTTETLGESEALATLHRVFGYDAFRGEQEAIVEHVVAGGDAVVLMPTGGGKSLCYQIPALVRPGTGVVVSPLIALMQDQVDALRALGVRAGFMNSTQDFDERRVVEAEFLAGELDLLYLAPERLRLDTTLDLLSRAKISVFAIDEAHCVAQWGHDFRPDYLALSLLGERWPDVPRIALTATATRATHREITQRLGMPEARHFEASFDRPNIQYRIIAKADPRKQLLSFLREEHAGDAGIVYCLSRNSVEKTAEFLSRNGIEAVPYHAGLDAGTRAAHQSRFLREEGLVVVATIAFGMGIDKPDVRFVAHLDLPKSVEGYYQETGRAGRDGLPSTAWMAYGLQDVVQQRKLIQSGEGDEAFRRRAATHLDSMLALCETVQCRRSQLLAYFGQDQRTPACGNCDTCLAPPETWDGTVAAQKLLSTVVRLQRERGQKFGAVQIVDILLGRRTAKVIQFDHDQLSVFGIGEDLSDSEWRGVVRQLLAQGLLAVEGEYGTLVLTEASGTVLRREREVPLRKEPPKPAVSRSSASKGERKAKTAAAELPPELVPAFEALRSWRAEQAREQGVPAYVIFHDATLREIATVWPTSVSDLGGISGVGEKKLVTYGEGVVGVLASLGGAPGRAPTPETGEGPDPDWPEMDEEPGPEDWI, from the coding sequence ATGGGCGGGACAGGTGTGATGACCGGAGCGGACACGACGGAGACACTCGGTGAGAGCGAGGCGCTGGCCACGCTCCACCGGGTCTTCGGATACGACGCCTTCCGCGGCGAGCAGGAAGCGATCGTCGAGCATGTGGTGGCGGGCGGTGACGCCGTCGTCCTGATGCCGACGGGTGGCGGCAAGTCGCTCTGCTACCAGATTCCGGCGCTGGTCAGACCGGGTACGGGCGTCGTGGTCTCCCCACTCATCGCGCTGATGCAGGACCAGGTGGACGCGCTGCGGGCGCTGGGCGTGCGCGCCGGGTTCATGAACTCCACCCAGGACTTCGACGAGCGCCGGGTGGTGGAGGCGGAGTTCCTGGCGGGGGAACTGGACCTGCTCTACCTGGCCCCCGAGCGGCTGCGGCTGGACACGACGCTCGACCTGCTGTCGCGCGCGAAGATCTCGGTCTTCGCGATCGACGAGGCGCACTGTGTGGCCCAGTGGGGCCACGACTTCCGCCCCGACTATCTGGCGCTCTCGCTGCTGGGTGAGCGCTGGCCGGACGTCCCGCGGATCGCGCTGACGGCCACGGCCACCCGCGCCACACACAGGGAGATCACCCAGCGGCTGGGCATGCCCGAGGCCCGCCACTTCGAGGCGAGCTTCGACCGTCCCAACATCCAGTACCGGATCATCGCGAAGGCCGACCCCAGGAAGCAGCTGCTGTCCTTCCTGCGCGAGGAGCACGCGGGCGACGCGGGCATCGTGTACTGCCTCTCGCGCAACTCCGTGGAGAAGACCGCCGAGTTCCTCTCCCGCAACGGCATCGAGGCAGTGCCGTACCACGCGGGCCTGGACGCGGGCACCCGCGCCGCCCACCAGTCGCGCTTCCTGCGCGAAGAGGGCCTGGTCGTGGTCGCCACCATCGCCTTCGGCATGGGCATCGACAAGCCGGACGTACGGTTCGTCGCCCACCTCGACCTGCCGAAGTCCGTCGAGGGCTACTACCAGGAGACGGGCCGCGCGGGCCGCGACGGACTGCCGTCCACGGCCTGGATGGCGTACGGCCTGCAGGACGTGGTCCAGCAGCGCAAGCTGATCCAGAGCGGGGAGGGCGACGAGGCGTTCCGCCGCCGGGCGGCCACGCATCTGGACTCGATGCTGGCGCTGTGCGAGACGGTCCAGTGCCGGCGCTCCCAGCTCCTGGCCTACTTCGGCCAGGACCAGCGGACCCCCGCGTGCGGCAACTGCGACACGTGTCTGGCACCTCCCGAGACCTGGGACGGCACGGTCGCGGCGCAGAAGCTGCTGTCCACCGTGGTGCGGCTGCAGCGCGAGCGGGGGCAGAAGTTCGGCGCGGTACAGATCGTCGACATCCTGCTGGGGCGCCGGACGGCCAAGGTCATCCAGTTCGACCACGATCAGCTGTCCGTCTTCGGCATCGGGGAGGATCTGTCCGACTCCGAATGGCGGGGTGTCGTACGGCAGTTGCTGGCCCAGGGGCTGCTCGCGGTCGAGGGCGAGTACGGGACGCTGGTGCTGACCGAGGCCAGCGGGACGGTGCTGCGGCGCGAGCGCGAGGTGCCGTTGCGCAAGGAGCCGCCGAAGCCGGCCGTGTCCCGCTCGTCGGCCTCCAAGGGCGAGCGCAAGGCCAAGACCGCCGCGGCCGAGCTGCCTCCGGAGCTCGTCCCCGCCTTCGAGGCCCTGCGCTCCTGGCGCGCCGAACAGGCTCGCGAGCAGGGCGTTCCCGCGTACGTGATCTTCCACGACGCAACGCTGCGGGAGATCGCCACGGTGTGGCCCACCTCGGTGAGCGACCTGGGCGGCATCAGCGGTGTCGGCGAGAAGAAGCTGGTGACGTATGGGGAGGGGGTCGTGGGGGTGCTCGCCTCGCTGGGCGGCGCTCCCGGGCGAGCGCCTACTCCGGAGACGGGTGAGGGGCCGGACCCGGACTGGCCCGAGATGGACGAGGAGCCCGGGCCGGAGGACTGGATATAG
- the nuoN gene encoding NADH-quinone oxidoreductase subunit NuoN, translating into MSAAAVHSLWTTAADPISKIDAPKIEYGQLSPTLIVIGAAVIGVLVEAFVPRKSRYYAQVFVSVVALAAAFAAVVALAAGGYGTTKAQIAAMGAIAVDGPSLFLQGTILLAGILGVFTFAERRLDPEAHGNRVDSFAAQAASVPGSDSEKAAVKAGFTTTEAFPLLLFAVGGMLVFPSANDLLTLFIALEVFSLPLYLLCALARRKRLMSQEAAVKYFLLGAFASAFTLFGIALLYGYAGSVSYATIAQVVDGTIQNVSLALAGTMGNDVLLLIGAAMVVMGLLFKVGAVPFHMWTPDVYQGAPTPVTGFMAAATKVAAFGALLRLLYVVLPGLRWDWRPVMWAVAIVTMLGGAIVAITQTDIKRLLAYSSIAHAGFILAGVIATTPDGISSVLFYLGAYSFVTIGAFAVVTLVRDAGGEATHLSKWAGLGRRSPLVAAVFAVFLLAFAGIPLTSGFAGKFAVFKAAAEGGAAPLVVVGVISSAIAAFFYIRVIVLMFFSEPRPEGPTVAVPSPLTMTAIGVGVAVTLVLGVAPQYFLDLAGQAGLFVR; encoded by the coding sequence GTGAGCGCAGCAGCCGTCCACAGCCTGTGGACAACCGCGGCCGACCCGATCTCGAAGATCGACGCGCCGAAGATCGAATACGGGCAATTGTCGCCCACCCTGATCGTCATCGGCGCGGCGGTGATCGGAGTGCTGGTCGAGGCGTTCGTACCGCGCAAGTCGCGCTACTACGCGCAGGTGTTCGTCTCCGTCGTCGCGCTCGCCGCCGCGTTCGCCGCGGTCGTCGCGCTCGCGGCGGGCGGATACGGCACCACCAAGGCGCAGATCGCGGCGATGGGCGCGATCGCGGTCGACGGACCGTCCCTGTTCCTGCAGGGCACGATCCTGCTGGCGGGCATCCTCGGCGTCTTCACCTTCGCCGAGCGGCGGCTCGACCCGGAGGCGCACGGCAACCGGGTCGACTCGTTCGCGGCGCAGGCCGCGTCCGTGCCCGGCAGCGACAGCGAGAAGGCCGCGGTGAAGGCCGGGTTCACGACGACGGAGGCCTTCCCGCTTCTGCTCTTCGCGGTCGGCGGCATGCTGGTCTTCCCGTCGGCCAACGACCTGTTGACGCTGTTCATCGCGCTGGAGGTCTTCTCGCTTCCGCTGTACCTCCTGTGCGCCTTGGCCCGCCGCAAGCGGCTCATGTCGCAGGAGGCCGCGGTCAAGTACTTCCTGCTCGGCGCCTTCGCCTCCGCGTTCACGCTGTTCGGCATCGCCCTGCTGTACGGCTACGCGGGCTCGGTGTCGTACGCGACGATCGCGCAGGTCGTCGACGGCACCATCCAGAACGTCAGCCTGGCGCTCGCCGGCACCATGGGCAACGACGTGCTGTTGCTCATCGGCGCCGCCATGGTCGTCATGGGCCTGCTCTTCAAGGTCGGCGCGGTGCCGTTCCACATGTGGACGCCGGATGTCTACCAGGGCGCGCCGACGCCGGTCACCGGCTTCATGGCCGCGGCGACGAAGGTGGCCGCCTTCGGCGCGCTGCTGCGTCTGCTGTACGTCGTCCTGCCGGGCCTGCGCTGGGACTGGCGGCCGGTCATGTGGGCGGTCGCCATCGTCACCATGCTGGGCGGTGCGATCGTCGCGATCACCCAGACCGACATCAAGCGGCTCCTGGCGTACTCGTCCATCGCGCACGCGGGCTTCATCCTGGCGGGTGTCATCGCGACGACTCCGGACGGTATCTCGTCCGTCCTCTTCTACCTGGGCGCGTACTCGTTCGTCACGATCGGCGCGTTCGCGGTCGTGACGCTCGTACGGGACGCGGGAGGCGAGGCGACCCACCTGTCCAAGTGGGCGGGCCTGGGACGCAGGTCGCCGCTGGTGGCGGCCGTGTTCGCGGTCTTCCTGCTGGCCTTCGCGGGTATCCCGCTGACCTCCGGTTTCGCCGGAAAGTTCGCCGTGTTCAAGGCGGCGGCTGAGGGCGGCGCGGCCCCGCTGGTCGTGGTCGGTGTGATCTCGTCGGCGATCGCGGCGTTCTTCTACATCCGTGTGATCGTGCTCATGTTCTTCAGTGAGCCGCGGCCGGAGGGCCCGACGGTCGCCGTGCCGTCGCCGCTGACCATGACGGCGATCGGGGTGGGCGTGGCGGTCACGCTGGTGCTGGGTGTGGCGCCGCAGTACTTCCTGGATCTGGCGGGGCAGGCGGGGCTCTTCGTCCGCTGA
- a CDS encoding NADH-quinone oxidoreductase subunit M: MSFPLLTAAAALPALGAIATAAVPAAQRVAAKWLALLVSLGTLVLAAVILVRFDPGGNRYQLTESHAWIKDFGVRYELGVDGIAVTLIALTALLVPFVILAGWHDADPQETGSKRWRPTQGFFALILAVEAMVIISFEATDVFLFYIFFEAMLIPMYFLIGGFGDRAHEHGEQAASTQRSYAAVKFLLYNLAGGLVMLAAVIGLYVVAGNFSLTEIAEARANGSLHMATSTERWLFLGFFFAFAVKAPLWPLHTWLPNAMGEATAPVAVLITAVVDKVGTFAMLRFCLQLFPEASKWATPAILVLALISIIYGALLAVGQRDIKRLVAYASISHFGFIIMGIFAMTSQGQSGATLYMVNHGISTAALMLVAGFLISRRGSRLIADYGGVQKVAPVLAGTFLIGGLATLSLPGLAPFVSEFLVLVGTFARYPAVGIIATFGIVLAALYTLVLYQRTMTGPVKAEVAKMPDLRVRELLVVAPLIALLIFLGVYPKPVTDIVNPAVQQTMSDVQKKDPQPEVEAAK; the protein is encoded by the coding sequence ATGTCCTTTCCACTGCTGACAGCGGCGGCGGCGCTCCCGGCCCTCGGGGCGATCGCCACGGCCGCAGTACCGGCCGCGCAGCGCGTCGCCGCCAAGTGGCTGGCGCTGCTTGTATCGCTCGGCACCCTGGTGCTCGCGGCCGTGATCCTGGTGCGTTTCGATCCCGGCGGCAACCGCTACCAGCTCACCGAATCCCACGCCTGGATCAAGGACTTCGGGGTGCGGTACGAGCTCGGTGTGGACGGCATCGCGGTGACGCTCATCGCGCTCACGGCGCTGCTGGTCCCGTTCGTGATCCTCGCCGGCTGGCACGACGCGGACCCGCAGGAGACCGGGAGCAAGCGCTGGCGGCCGACCCAGGGCTTCTTCGCCCTGATCCTGGCCGTCGAGGCGATGGTGATCATCTCGTTCGAGGCCACCGACGTCTTCCTCTTCTACATCTTCTTCGAAGCCATGCTGATCCCGATGTACTTCCTCATCGGCGGCTTCGGGGACCGCGCTCACGAGCACGGCGAGCAGGCGGCGTCGACGCAACGCTCGTACGCCGCCGTGAAGTTCCTCCTCTACAACCTGGCCGGCGGCCTGGTCATGCTGGCCGCCGTCATCGGCCTCTACGTAGTGGCCGGAAACTTCTCTCTCACGGAGATCGCCGAGGCGCGGGCCAACGGGTCGCTGCATATGGCGACCAGCACGGAGCGGTGGCTCTTCCTCGGCTTCTTCTTCGCGTTCGCGGTGAAGGCGCCCCTGTGGCCGCTGCACACCTGGCTGCCCAATGCCATGGGGGAGGCCACCGCCCCGGTCGCGGTGCTGATCACGGCGGTGGTCGACAAGGTCGGCACCTTCGCGATGCTCCGCTTCTGCCTCCAGTTGTTCCCGGAGGCGAGCAAGTGGGCGACGCCCGCCATCCTCGTACTGGCGCTCATCAGCATCATCTACGGAGCGCTGCTCGCGGTCGGCCAGCGGGACATCAAGCGGCTGGTCGCGTACGCGTCGATCTCGCACTTCGGGTTCATCATCATGGGCATCTTCGCGATGACCAGCCAGGGCCAGTCGGGCGCGACGCTCTACATGGTCAACCACGGGATCTCGACCGCCGCCCTGATGCTGGTGGCGGGCTTCCTGATCTCGCGGCGCGGTTCGCGTCTGATCGCCGACTACGGAGGGGTGCAGAAAGTCGCCCCGGTGCTCGCGGGCACCTTCCTGATCGGCGGACTCGCGACCCTCTCGCTCCCCGGGCTCGCGCCCTTCGTGAGTGAATTCCTGGTCCTGGTGGGCACGTTCGCGCGCTACCCGGCCGTCGGCATCATCGCTACCTTCGGCATCGTCCTCGCCGCGCTCTACACGCTCGTCCTCTACCAGCGGACGATGACGGGCCCGGTGAAGGCCGAGGTCGCCAAGATGCCCGACCTCAGGGTGCGCGAGCTCCTGGTGGTCGCCCCGCTGATCGCACTGCTGATCTTCCTGGGCGTCTACCCGAAGCCGGTCACCGACATCGTCAACCCGGCGGTCCAGCAGACCATGTCAGACGTACAGAAGAAGGACCCCCAGCCCGAGGTGGAGGCGGCCAAGTGA